From Rudanella lutea DSM 19387, a single genomic window includes:
- the sucC gene encoding ADP-forming succinate--CoA ligase subunit beta has translation MNIHEYQGKEILKRYGVRIQEGIVAESPDKAVEAAKQIMAQTNSKFVVVKSQIHAGGRGKGKVQGSEQRGVALAKSVEDVRQISENLIGKVLVTHQTGPEGKKVNKVLVAQDVFYPGESEPKEMYLGILLDRSKACNVIMASTEGGMDIEEVAEKTPEKIVKEWIDPAVGLQAFQARKIAFGLGLQGEAFKEMVKFVTSLYKAYVDTDASMFEINPVLKTSDNKILAVDAKVNLDDNALYRHPDLANLRDITEEDPLEVEASSNDLNYVKLDGNVGCMVNGAGLAMATMDIIKLSGGEPANFLDVGGGANAKTVEAGFRIILKDPNVKAILINIFGGIVRCDRVATGVVEAYKAIGDIPVPIIVRLQGTNAAEGAKIIDESGLKVQSAVELKEAAEKVRAVVANL, from the coding sequence ATGAATATACACGAGTATCAGGGTAAAGAAATTTTAAAGCGCTACGGCGTTCGAATCCAGGAAGGCATTGTAGCCGAATCACCCGACAAAGCCGTTGAGGCCGCCAAGCAGATTATGGCGCAAACCAACTCAAAGTTTGTTGTGGTGAAATCTCAGATTCACGCTGGAGGGCGCGGTAAAGGTAAGGTTCAGGGATCAGAGCAGCGGGGTGTGGCCCTGGCTAAATCGGTCGAAGACGTACGCCAGATTTCCGAAAACCTGATCGGCAAAGTGCTTGTAACGCACCAAACGGGCCCAGAAGGCAAGAAAGTAAATAAGGTACTGGTAGCTCAGGACGTATTCTACCCCGGCGAATCAGAGCCTAAGGAAATGTATCTGGGTATTCTGCTCGACCGCTCGAAGGCCTGCAACGTAATCATGGCCAGCACCGAAGGCGGTATGGACATCGAAGAAGTTGCCGAGAAAACGCCGGAGAAAATCGTGAAAGAGTGGATCGACCCGGCCGTTGGTCTTCAGGCATTCCAGGCCCGCAAAATTGCGTTTGGCCTCGGCTTGCAGGGTGAAGCGTTCAAAGAGATGGTGAAGTTTGTAACATCGCTATACAAAGCGTACGTTGATACGGATGCTTCGATGTTTGAGATCAACCCCGTACTGAAAACCTCGGACAACAAAATCCTGGCCGTTGATGCCAAGGTGAATCTGGACGACAACGCCCTTTACCGTCACCCGGACCTGGCCAATCTCCGCGACATCACGGAAGAAGATCCCCTCGAAGTAGAAGCCTCATCGAACGACCTGAACTATGTGAAGCTCGACGGCAACGTGGGCTGTATGGTAAACGGTGCCGGTTTGGCCATGGCGACGATGGATATCATCAAGCTGTCGGGTGGTGAGCCTGCCAACTTCCTCGACGTAGGGGGTGGTGCCAACGCCAAGACGGTAGAAGCCGGTTTCCGGATCATCCTGAAAGACCCGAACGTAAAAGCCATCCTGATCAACATTTTTGGGGGTATCGTTCGTTGCGACCGCGTTGCGACCGGGGTCGTGGAAGCCTACAAAGCAATCGGCGATATTCCGGTTCCGATCATCGTTCGTTTGCAGGGCACCAACGCGGCCGAAGGCGCAAAAATCATCGACGAATCAGGACTGAAAGTTCAGTCGGCGGTGGAGTTGAAAGAAGCGGCCGAGAAAGTTCGGGCGGTGGTGGCTAACCTGTAG
- a CDS encoding N-acetylmuramoyl-L-alanine amidase-like domain-containing protein, whose product MHNYYLVLFQFLWASAGMAQTLPEPRELATASGPTVAETVLGVGRLFLGKPYVPHTLDKSDTEQLIVNVGEFDCTTFVETTMALTLAWHEVTDKKNAAQIETLFRKQLTKIRYRNGQIDGYASRLHYFSEWLRDNERKGVLQDVTSLLTGHVRVSKPLSYMTAKTHKYPALQNPTVYKQIAQIETALSQERFAFVPKKNLRQAENNLRDGDIIMLTASRPGLDMKHCGFAVWQNGRVHLLHASSDLGRVVLTSQPLTEYVLANRWLSGIRVARFKPAGSPLTASAQ is encoded by the coding sequence ATGCACAACTATTACCTCGTTTTGTTTCAATTCTTGTGGGCCTCCGCTGGTATGGCCCAAACCCTGCCTGAGCCGCGTGAGCTGGCAACGGCCTCGGGCCCTACGGTTGCGGAGACAGTACTGGGCGTAGGACGGCTGTTTCTGGGTAAACCGTACGTACCGCATACGCTCGACAAGAGCGATACCGAACAGCTGATTGTCAACGTGGGCGAGTTCGATTGTACCACGTTCGTCGAAACGACGATGGCGCTTACTCTGGCGTGGCATGAGGTGACCGACAAGAAGAATGCCGCACAGATCGAGACGTTGTTTCGGAAGCAACTGACCAAAATCCGGTATCGTAACGGACAAATCGATGGGTACGCCAGTCGGTTACACTACTTCTCGGAGTGGTTGCGCGACAACGAGCGGAAAGGCGTTTTACAGGATGTTACATCGCTACTGACGGGCCACGTGCGGGTATCGAAGCCGTTGTCGTACATGACCGCCAAAACCCATAAGTACCCGGCTCTGCAAAATCCGACCGTGTACAAACAGATCGCCCAGATCGAAACAGCGTTGAGTCAGGAACGATTTGCCTTTGTACCAAAGAAAAACCTGCGTCAGGCAGAAAATAACCTGCGCGATGGAGATATCATCATGCTGACGGCGTCGCGACCCGGCCTCGACATGAAGCATTGCGGATTTGCCGTCTGGCAAAATGGCCGGGTGCATCTATTACACGCGTCGTCGGATTTGGGGCGGGTCGTGCTGACGAGTCAGCCGCTCACCGAGTATGTGCTGGCCAACCGCTGGTTATCGGGCATCCGGGTGGCTCGTTTCAAACCCGCCGGTAGCCCACTCACCGCCAGTGCGCAGTAA
- a CDS encoding alpha-amylase family protein has translation MNTTVAKPKLDKLVIYQIFTRLFGNQNTTNHRNGTLAQNGVGKFADIDDRALTDLRAFGATHLWFTGILEHATATDYSAFGIRPDDPSVVKGQAGSPYAVKDYYDVDPDMAVDVPNRMAEFESLLHRTQGHGLKVIIDFVPNHVARQYHSDRKPAGVRDLGEADDTQQAFSAQNNFYYLPGRQFVTPACEPDRQQIREYPAKVTGSGSLTEAPSIDDWYETVKLNYGIDVFNGWVGHFDPPPATWHQMLDILLFWAAKGVDGFRCDMAHLIPVEFWHWAIGQVKSRYPHLIFIAEIYDPGLYRRFIEEGGFDYLYDKVGLYDSLRRLMEGHGSCHDITRVWQQESGDFSEHMLRFLETHDEQRIASRFFAGDPWIAVPAMVVTATLHTGPLLLYFGQELGVRAEGSEGFSGDDGRTTIFDYWGIPEWQDYLRSGFDNGALPPDTQQLKAFYGRLNALVNQSDAIQNGAFYDLQWANNQTPGYNGNRLYSYLRHTGQQRLLIVCNFDRTQRADTTIQIPTHAWQTMQLDETATYRFVDVFGANFDAEIIGSSGVPVTLPPLGVLILEIR, from the coding sequence ATGAATACCACCGTTGCGAAGCCTAAGCTGGATAAGCTGGTCATCTATCAGATATTTACCCGTCTGTTCGGTAATCAGAATACAACCAACCACCGAAATGGGACATTGGCCCAGAACGGAGTCGGTAAATTTGCCGATATTGACGACCGGGCCCTGACCGACCTTCGGGCGTTTGGGGCTACGCATCTCTGGTTCACGGGGATTCTGGAACACGCCACCGCCACCGATTACTCAGCCTTTGGTATTCGTCCCGATGACCCCTCGGTGGTCAAAGGTCAGGCCGGGTCGCCGTATGCCGTCAAAGACTACTACGACGTTGACCCCGATATGGCCGTCGACGTGCCCAACCGCATGGCCGAGTTCGAATCCCTGCTCCATCGCACGCAGGGGCATGGGCTGAAAGTAATCATCGACTTTGTCCCCAATCACGTAGCGCGGCAGTACCACTCAGACAGGAAACCGGCGGGCGTGCGCGACTTAGGCGAGGCCGACGACACCCAACAGGCGTTTTCAGCTCAGAACAATTTTTACTACCTGCCCGGCCGTCAGTTTGTGACGCCCGCCTGTGAACCCGACCGCCAGCAGATCCGCGAATACCCGGCCAAAGTGACGGGCTCCGGCTCGCTTACCGAAGCGCCTTCTATCGACGATTGGTACGAAACCGTGAAGCTCAACTACGGGATCGACGTGTTCAACGGCTGGGTGGGCCATTTTGACCCGCCCCCGGCTACCTGGCATCAGATGCTCGATATTCTCCTGTTCTGGGCTGCTAAAGGCGTAGATGGTTTTCGGTGCGATATGGCGCATCTGATTCCGGTCGAGTTTTGGCACTGGGCCATTGGGCAGGTGAAAAGCCGGTATCCGCACCTGATTTTCATTGCCGAAATCTACGACCCCGGTTTGTACCGGCGGTTTATCGAGGAAGGCGGCTTCGACTATCTCTACGATAAAGTGGGCTTGTACGACTCACTCCGGCGGCTCATGGAAGGACACGGTTCGTGCCACGACATTACCCGCGTGTGGCAGCAGGAGTCGGGCGATTTTAGCGAACACATGCTGCGGTTTCTCGAAACCCACGACGAGCAACGCATTGCTTCGCGGTTTTTTGCGGGCGACCCCTGGATTGCCGTACCGGCCATGGTGGTCACAGCAACGTTGCATACGGGGCCGCTATTGCTCTATTTTGGGCAGGAGTTGGGGGTTAGGGCCGAGGGAAGCGAAGGATTTAGTGGTGACGATGGCCGGACTACAATTTTCGATTATTGGGGCATTCCCGAATGGCAGGATTATCTGCGGTCAGGGTTCGATAATGGGGCTCTCCCGCCCGATACCCAACAACTCAAAGCTTTTTATGGGCGGTTGAATGCGCTTGTCAACCAATCTGACGCGATTCAGAACGGGGCTTTTTATGATTTGCAGTGGGCCAACAACCAGACCCCCGGCTACAACGGCAACCGACTGTATTCGTACCTGCGCCATACCGGGCAGCAACGCTTATTGATCGTGTGTAATTTTGACCGGACGCAACGGGCCGACACTACGATTCAGATTCCGACCCATGCCTGGCAAACCATGCAACTCGACGAAACGGCTACTTACCGGTTTGTCGATGTGTTCGGGGCTAATTTTGACGCGGAAATAATTGGCTCGTCGGGCGTACCGGTGACTTTGCCCCCGCTTGGCGTCTTAATCCTTGAAATCCGGTAA
- a CDS encoding glycoside hydrolase family 13 protein yields the protein MKHFCVTLLCLLGLSAATLQAQDARIQRVDPTNWWVGMKDPKLQLLVYGKNLSKAKVSTRYPGITVGKITSFPNTNYVAVDLTIAPTTKPGTVPLLFTVGSQTITHNYRIAARDRSRDRVQGLTSADLVYLILPDRFSNGDPSNDKFADMADPNADRSNPYFRHGGDLQGIINHLDYFNELGVTALWLNPVIENDQPLTNEGGAMRSAYHGYGFTDHYRVDRRLGGNEAYKKLVNEAHKKGIKIIQDAVYNHVGANHWLLKDMPAKDWLNQWPTYTNTSYKDQPLLDPYASALDKKVTLDGWFVPHLPDLNQKNPVVANYLIQHALWTVEEFGIDAWRIDTYIYNDLAFMNRCNQALLDNFPNIHLFGESWVGSVPNQAYFTRNNIESSFKCNLPGGMDFQVYNALNETLKRDNPETVYSVLAQDYLYKDASRNLIFLDNHDTDRYFSVIGEDMNKFKMGLVFLMTSRGIPQIYYGTEVLMKNFKDPSDAEVRRDFPGGFADDKANKFTAAGRTKVENEVFDFVRQLGQYRKQSAALKTGKLMQFLPQNNVYAYARYTDAQTVMVFMNSGKKDATVETARFAERMKGYSRARNVLTGEVISNLTTLNVPAQTALLLELQR from the coding sequence ATGAAACATTTCTGTGTAACCCTGCTTTGCCTGCTGGGGCTTTCGGCTGCTACGCTTCAGGCACAGGACGCTCGCATTCAACGGGTTGACCCAACCAACTGGTGGGTGGGCATGAAAGACCCCAAACTCCAGCTGCTGGTGTACGGTAAAAACCTGAGCAAAGCGAAAGTAAGCACGCGGTATCCGGGCATCACGGTTGGCAAAATCACTTCGTTTCCAAACACCAACTACGTCGCTGTTGACCTGACCATTGCCCCAACCACCAAACCGGGTACGGTTCCGCTTCTGTTTACGGTAGGTAGCCAAACGATTACCCACAATTACCGGATTGCCGCCCGAGACCGGAGCCGCGACCGTGTGCAGGGTCTCACCTCGGCCGATCTGGTGTACCTGATTTTGCCCGACCGGTTCTCGAACGGCGACCCTTCCAACGATAAGTTTGCCGATATGGCCGACCCCAACGCCGACCGCAGCAATCCGTACTTTCGGCATGGGGGCGATTTGCAGGGCATTATCAATCACCTCGATTATTTCAATGAGCTGGGCGTAACGGCCCTCTGGCTTAACCCGGTCATCGAAAACGATCAACCCCTGACTAACGAGGGCGGAGCCATGCGCTCGGCCTACCACGGGTACGGTTTCACCGATCACTACCGGGTAGACCGGCGGCTGGGCGGTAACGAGGCTTACAAGAAACTGGTGAACGAGGCCCACAAAAAAGGCATTAAGATTATTCAGGACGCGGTGTATAACCACGTGGGAGCCAACCATTGGCTGCTCAAAGACATGCCCGCCAAAGACTGGCTCAATCAATGGCCCACCTACACCAACACGTCGTACAAAGATCAGCCCCTGCTGGACCCCTATGCATCGGCGCTCGACAAAAAAGTGACGCTCGACGGCTGGTTTGTGCCTCACCTGCCCGATTTGAATCAGAAAAACCCGGTGGTGGCCAATTATCTCATTCAGCACGCCCTCTGGACGGTCGAAGAGTTCGGCATTGATGCCTGGCGGATCGACACGTACATCTACAATGATCTGGCGTTTATGAACCGCTGCAATCAGGCACTGCTCGATAATTTCCCGAACATTCACCTGTTTGGCGAGTCGTGGGTAGGTAGTGTGCCCAATCAGGCCTATTTCACCCGCAACAACATCGAATCATCGTTCAAGTGTAATCTGCCCGGTGGCATGGATTTTCAGGTTTATAATGCCCTGAACGAAACCCTCAAACGCGACAACCCCGAAACGGTGTACAGCGTACTGGCGCAGGATTATCTGTACAAAGACGCATCGCGCAACCTTATTTTTCTCGACAACCACGACACCGATCGGTATTTCTCGGTGATTGGCGAGGATATGAATAAGTTTAAAATGGGCCTGGTGTTTCTGATGACGAGCCGGGGGATTCCGCAGATTTACTACGGCACCGAGGTGTTAATGAAGAACTTCAAAGATCCTTCCGACGCCGAGGTTCGCCGGGACTTTCCGGGCGGCTTTGCCGACGATAAAGCAAACAAATTCACGGCCGCCGGGCGTACCAAAGTCGAGAATGAGGTGTTTGATTTCGTGCGGCAACTGGGTCAGTACCGCAAGCAGTCGGCGGCCTTGAAAACGGGCAAACTGATGCAGTTTCTGCCCCAAAACAACGTGTACGCCTATGCCCGCTACACCGACGCACAAACCGTGATGGTGTTTATGAACAGCGGCAAAAAAGACGCAACTGTCGAAACAGCCCGTTTTGCCGAGCGAATGAAAGGCTACAGCCGGGCTCGCAATGTGCTGACGGGCGAGGTGATCTCGAACCTGACGACGCTCAACGTACCCGCCCAAACGGCTTTGCTGCTGGAGTTGCAGAGATAA
- a CDS encoding TolC family protein, with product MKNSWLTLLLGLGTGCLHIAFGQKTTDALTQRAPLPDCIQYALENQPLLRQSVIDQKIADRTVRSAQAGWLPQLNAGYNLVHNLQLPVTLIPDANTGERRPIALGAKNTSSVSFSLSQAIFNRDVLLANRTADAYRVQATQVTAQNKIDVVVNVSKAFYDVILTQRQVDILNEDITRLQRSLQDATNQYQSGIVDKTDAQRARIALNNALAQRKQFQDQVGAKQQILKQYMGYPPNERISLTYDTLQLANEAALDTNLLVAPQNRIEYQLLQTQGRLLDANVQYNRWAYLPTVNANANYNLLFQNNAFTQLYSQAFPNSLIGLSVLFPIFQGGRRVQQLRIAELQVDRLRWDRTALVSAIDAEYAQALSNYKGNLANYLALQENLQLAQDVYRIINLQYRSGIKTYLDVTVAEADLRTARLNLFNALYQVLISKLDVQRALGTISF from the coding sequence ATGAAAAACAGTTGGTTGACGCTGCTCCTCGGCCTGGGAACCGGGTGCCTGCACATTGCTTTTGGTCAGAAAACAACCGATGCTTTAACCCAGCGAGCTCCCCTGCCCGATTGCATCCAGTACGCACTCGAAAATCAGCCCCTTCTCCGGCAGTCGGTCATTGATCAGAAAATAGCAGACCGTACCGTCCGCTCTGCTCAGGCGGGCTGGCTCCCGCAACTCAATGCCGGCTACAATCTGGTGCATAATCTGCAACTCCCGGTCACCCTGATCCCCGACGCCAACACGGGCGAACGCCGACCTATTGCACTGGGGGCCAAAAATACCTCCTCAGTATCCTTTTCGTTATCTCAGGCGATTTTCAACCGCGACGTACTACTGGCCAACCGGACGGCCGATGCCTATAGGGTGCAGGCCACGCAGGTAACGGCTCAGAACAAGATCGACGTGGTGGTGAACGTGAGTAAGGCGTTTTACGACGTGATTCTGACGCAGCGGCAGGTCGATATTCTGAATGAGGACATCACCCGCCTGCAACGCAGCTTGCAGGATGCCACCAATCAGTATCAGAGCGGGATAGTAGACAAAACCGACGCCCAACGCGCCCGTATTGCCCTTAACAATGCGCTTGCCCAACGCAAACAGTTTCAGGATCAGGTGGGTGCCAAGCAGCAGATTTTGAAACAATACATGGGCTATCCGCCCAATGAGCGCATCAGTCTGACGTACGACACCCTGCAACTGGCCAATGAGGCTGCCCTCGACACCAACCTGCTCGTTGCTCCGCAAAACCGTATTGAGTATCAGTTGCTACAAACCCAGGGCCGTCTGCTCGACGCCAACGTACAGTACAACCGCTGGGCCTACCTGCCTACGGTCAACGCTAACGCCAATTACAATCTGCTGTTTCAGAACAATGCCTTCACGCAGCTTTACAGTCAGGCCTTCCCGAACTCACTGATTGGTCTGTCGGTGCTGTTTCCAATTTTTCAGGGAGGTCGGCGGGTGCAGCAGTTACGGATTGCTGAGTTGCAGGTCGACAGGCTACGGTGGGACCGTACGGCGCTCGTGAGTGCTATTGATGCTGAATACGCGCAGGCCCTGTCGAACTACAAAGGCAATCTGGCCAACTACCTCGCCCTTCAGGAAAACCTTCAGCTGGCGCAGGATGTGTACCGCATTATCAACCTTCAGTACCGCTCGGGGATCAAGACATACCTCGACGTAACCGTTGCCGAAGCCGACCTGCGCACGGCCCGGCTCAACCTATTCAACGCCCTGTATCAGGTGCTCATCAGCAAATTGGATGTTCAGCGGGCGTTAGGCACTATTTCGTTTTGA
- a CDS encoding efflux RND transporter periplasmic adaptor subunit, which yields MKPHIQTLSLTAICLFALACGGQKNEQKQGPPPPTPVSAVRAAKGDAVYYDEFPATITALLEVDVLPQVAGNITGVFFQDGQVVRKGQKLYTIDPQQYRAGYDQAVANLNVQKANLNRAQKDADRYNTLAQQDAVARQLVDNANATLEAARMQVAAAQASIEAVATNLKYTTIYAPLDGTIGISQVRMGAAVAPGTAPLNTISSDNPIAADIQVDEGQIGRFLRLQTSKGTNRDSTLVLVMPDGSRYPYPGTVRIVDRAVDPQTGTLRVRVAFPNPDRQLKVGLNANLRVKNSTGDPQLLIPYKAVTEQMSEYFVFVVGDSSKVTQKKLTLGARINDKVIVKGGLNEGELVVTEGTQKIREGARVKVN from the coding sequence ATGAAACCACACATCCAGACTCTGTCTTTGACAGCCATCTGCCTGTTTGCCCTTGCCTGCGGTGGGCAAAAAAATGAGCAGAAGCAGGGCCCTCCCCCACCCACACCCGTGAGTGCCGTACGAGCGGCCAAAGGGGATGCCGTTTACTACGACGAGTTTCCGGCTACGATTACGGCCCTGCTCGAAGTTGACGTGCTGCCACAAGTGGCGGGTAACATTACCGGCGTTTTCTTTCAGGATGGGCAGGTGGTTCGGAAAGGCCAAAAGCTGTACACCATCGACCCGCAACAATACCGGGCCGGCTACGATCAGGCTGTAGCGAACCTAAACGTGCAAAAGGCGAACCTCAACCGCGCCCAGAAAGATGCCGACCGGTACAACACGCTGGCCCAACAGGATGCCGTGGCCCGGCAACTTGTTGACAACGCCAACGCGACCCTCGAAGCCGCCCGCATGCAGGTAGCAGCGGCTCAGGCAAGCATCGAAGCTGTGGCTACCAACCTCAAATACACCACCATCTACGCCCCGCTCGACGGTACTATAGGGATCTCGCAGGTGCGCATGGGCGCGGCCGTTGCACCGGGCACAGCCCCCCTCAACACCATCTCGTCGGACAACCCCATTGCTGCCGATATACAGGTCGATGAAGGGCAAATTGGGCGTTTTCTGCGTTTGCAAACGAGCAAAGGCACCAACCGTGATTCAACGCTGGTTCTGGTAATGCCCGACGGTAGCCGCTACCCCTACCCCGGCACGGTCCGTATTGTCGACCGGGCAGTTGACCCGCAAACGGGCACCCTCCGCGTCAGGGTTGCGTTTCCGAACCCTGACCGTCAGTTGAAAGTGGGCCTCAATGCCAACCTCCGCGTGAAAAACAGCACCGGCGACCCCCAACTGCTCATTCCGTACAAAGCCGTGACGGAGCAAATGAGCGAATACTTTGTGTTTGTGGTAGGCGACAGTAGCAAGGTTACCCAGAAAAAGCTGACCCTTGGCGCGCGCATCAACGACAAGGTGATTGTTAAAGGCGGCCTCAATGAGGGCGAACTGGTAGTCACCGAAGGCACCCAGAAAATCCGGGAAGGGGCGCGGGTAAAAGTAAATTAA